From the genome of Blautia pseudococcoides, one region includes:
- a CDS encoding leucyl aminopeptidase family protein: MIQIVSKGTKNVLVSFFKEEDERLETLPEGIHSFFKGEYLKTAWMCDEEGKLLLLTGIGKTEEDKLCRKEIAAKAVKECRSKKINGISMDIGPILCEYGVEAVRDLTEGAVLGAYTQKRFSLDKAEKEREASEIEFFGIPHEWEEEAKILVKETEVLCEGVCFARDMVNLPGNKLRPENLAREIEAFTRGTDAEAEIIKVDRLREMGMEALLAVGNSSEYKPCMLVLRYKGNHESSQVMGLIGKGVTCDTGGYCLKPAGSMLGIKGDMAGGAAVCGAVFALAKNKVKTNVTAVVPMCENRISPGSLLPGDVIGSYSGKTIEIANTDAEGRLILADAVSYAVKEEKVSRILDIATLTGAVVNMLGFSIGGVISDNDEFYEAFAKGSAASGERYWRLPYYKEHEKMIESKVADIRNMGENFCGTITAGLFIRAFAEGRPWIHVDIAGTAWVDSPVFEFQSQGATGAGVTSIYQLCCKEGM; the protein is encoded by the coding sequence ATGATTCAGATCGTTTCAAAAGGTACAAAAAATGTATTGGTTTCTTTTTTCAAAGAAGAGGATGAGCGCTTAGAGACGCTGCCTGAGGGAATACATTCTTTTTTTAAGGGAGAATATCTTAAGACAGCGTGGATGTGTGATGAGGAGGGAAAACTGCTGCTTCTTACAGGAATCGGAAAAACCGAGGAAGACAAATTATGTAGGAAAGAGATTGCGGCAAAAGCAGTGAAAGAATGCAGAAGTAAAAAGATAAATGGGATTTCCATGGATATAGGTCCTATTCTCTGTGAATATGGCGTAGAGGCAGTCCGTGATCTGACAGAGGGCGCAGTCCTCGGCGCATATACGCAGAAGAGGTTCTCTTTGGATAAAGCAGAAAAGGAAAGAGAAGCATCAGAAATCGAATTTTTCGGCATTCCCCATGAATGGGAAGAAGAAGCAAAAATTCTGGTAAAGGAGACGGAGGTCCTATGTGAGGGGGTCTGCTTTGCAAGGGATATGGTGAACCTGCCGGGAAATAAACTCCGTCCTGAGAATTTAGCCAGGGAAATCGAAGCATTTACAAGAGGAACCGATGCAGAAGCGGAAATCATAAAAGTAGACAGATTGAGAGAGATGGGCATGGAAGCCCTTCTTGCAGTTGGAAACAGCAGTGAATATAAGCCGTGTATGCTGGTGCTTCGTTATAAAGGAAACCATGAAAGCAGCCAGGTTATGGGACTTATAGGAAAGGGCGTTACCTGCGATACAGGCGGTTACTGCCTGAAACCGGCAGGATCCATGCTGGGGATCAAGGGAGATATGGCAGGCGGTGCGGCAGTTTGTGGCGCGGTCTTTGCTCTGGCTAAGAATAAGGTGAAGACAAATGTGACGGCAGTTGTACCGATGTGTGAAAACCGCATTTCTCCGGGAAGCCTTCTGCCCGGAGATGTGATTGGATCTTATTCAGGAAAGACCATTGAAATTGCCAATACGGACGCAGAGGGACGCCTGATTCTGGCTGATGCGGTTTCTTATGCAGTGAAAGAAGAAAAGGTAAGCCGAATCCTTGATATCGCCACTCTGACAGGCGCAGTCGTGAATATGCTGGGATTCAGCATAGGCGGTGTCATTTCCGACAATGATGAGTTTTATGAAGCATTTGCCAAAGGGAGCGCAGCTTCCGGCGAAAGGTATTGGAGGCTGCCTTATTATAAAGAGCATGAAAAGATGATAGAGAGCAAGGTAGCAGATATCCGAAATATGGGAGAGAACTTTTGCGGCACCATTACAGCGGGATTATTTATCCGTGCTTTTGCAGAAGGACGTCCCTGGATCCATGTGGATATTGCGGGAACGGCATGGGTGGACAGCCCTGTGTTTGAATTTCAGTCACAGGGCGCTACAGGTGCAGGAGTGACCTCGATCTATCAGCTCTGCTGCAAGGAGGGAATGTAG
- a CDS encoding copper homeostasis protein CutC, producing MEGYILEACVDSVESAVAAAKGGATRLELCANLIIGGTTPSPCLFKEIRKHTDIKIHVLIRPRFGDFCYTDEEFLIIKEEVKMFRELGADGAVVGILRPDGTLNKEQLEELMEEAGDMSMTLHRAFDVCVDPYEAMEEAIELGFDTILTSGQKNVCSQGTELLRELVEKSAGRIRIQAGSGVDAAVIREIYPLTNATAYHMSGKVTLDSSMDYRKEGVNMGPPSIGKYEIWRTEEAKICQARQVLEEL from the coding sequence ATGGAAGGATACATACTGGAGGCATGCGTGGATTCTGTAGAGTCTGCTGTGGCAGCCGCAAAAGGAGGTGCGACCAGGCTGGAACTGTGTGCGAATCTCATAATCGGGGGAACGACGCCCAGTCCCTGCCTGTTTAAGGAGATACGAAAACATACAGACATTAAGATTCATGTGTTGATAAGGCCTAGATTTGGAGATTTCTGCTATACAGATGAGGAGTTTTTGATTATAAAAGAGGAAGTGAAAATGTTCCGCGAATTGGGAGCTGACGGAGCAGTAGTGGGAATCTTAAGACCGGACGGCACTTTGAATAAGGAACAGCTTGAAGAGCTTATGGAAGAGGCAGGGGACATGTCCATGACTCTTCACAGGGCGTTTGATGTATGTGTAGATCCTTATGAAGCCATGGAAGAAGCCATTGAACTGGGATTTGATACTATATTGACATCAGGTCAGAAGAATGTGTGCTCTCAGGGAACCGAACTGCTTCGTGAACTGGTAGAGAAAAGTGCGGGAAGAATTCGGATTCAGGCAGGAAGCGGTGTGGATGCGGCAGTGATCAGGGAAATCTACCCTCTTACAAATGCAACTGCTTATCACATGTCTGGCAAGGTCACCCTGGACAGTTCCATGGATTATCGGAAGGAGGGGGTCAATATGGGACCTCCGTCAATCGGCAAATATGAAATCTGGCGCACAGAGGAAGCGAAGATATGCCAGGCAAGACAGGTATTGGAGGAATTATAA